The Anticarsia gemmatalis isolate Benzon Research Colony breed Stoneville strain chromosome 1, ilAntGemm2 primary, whole genome shotgun sequence sequence CTCTGCATTTTTGTGTTAAGTAGCTCAATGATTACTTAGAACCCTGTTACAGTGCATATGCAGGTCTATTTCATTATTTAGGTTTACTGAACTTGTACCGAAATTCAGCACGGGTACCCATTATCTGGAGCTGCAATAAATGCTTGTAACTAAACCACTTTGATTATTTGCATTTGTTTCTTGCAGCTGCTTAGGTATGTAGTACGTGAGGCCCTTAAACCTACCAGTAATAACAGTATGTAAAACTTGTAAGAGACCGTAAAGTCACTTAAACTAACTTAGTTCTCAAAGTATCAGCTTTCACAAGCACTCACTGATATCCACATAAACACGACTTCAACAACACTATCAGATGCAAACGATCCTTTTAAAGCCCTATCAAAGCTAGTACATACACGTAACAGCGAATTGAAAAGGAGTCCTATTAATTACAATGTACCTGTCCACCTGACATACTTCCACACTTGAAATGCAAATCCCTTGGACGCTTGCTGCATTCCAACTATGGCACAGTGTAACGGCACATCGCAATTACCAGCGGACCAGTTTCAAAATATCACCGCACTGTGTTGTGCAAATTGCAATGTGTGCATCGCTCGAAATGGTCGTGTGTCGAATGCGTTTGTGCGATATGTGTCAGccgatttgaataatattgtttctAAGGACTATTGAGTTCAGTAAACTCTGTCGTCTTTAGAAAATTTCAAGACGGTCGCTTTCGAAGATTGTTTTGTATCTTTCCTTACATGATACATTAAGTTAGGAAATGGGTAAGGTTCATCTTAAGCTTTCAATTTGAGACACGactgaaaaattaataaatacatagcCAAATTAACGTCTAACGAAAATTTTTGAGCATCAGATTCAACTTCAGGCGATTGTACAGCCGGTTTCAATGACCCATCTTCTGATAAGGATTTACTTGTGGTTGAATGTAGGGACAACAGATCGTGCTTAGTAACCAAACAATCGCGGGCCtatgataatataaaaactagGTGATATGgataaaacatgttattttccTCAGTTGATCATATATCGTAACATACCTTATAGATATTATTGTATCACATTGATAAGGCAGGAGAAAGTCCATGGCAACAATGTGTTGTTGACGTCCGATGTTAATGTTCGCGATCAGAGGGGACTTTACTGTTACTGAACGCTGACCTTGCTGTCTCGACAACGAGTGCGAACAATGAAAGGTGACATCTTATAGTAGACATTTCTACAGGTCATGCTATTTCATGTTATGATAGCTCCATTGATAAAACTACGCCCTGGCCCGTTTCAGGTTAAAATTCCGAGACCTGATGGTCAATGTATTAAAATAGCAGGTTGGTAAGTAACCATTTAAGAAATGAAAGTATATATCGACTGATAAATAGCAAAAGACTTGCGtctaaataatggaaaatactATCATTATTTAGTCCTACTAAACTAGAACTAAAGAACAACAGGACGAAATAATCTTACCTTATAATATCtactttttgtttaacttaTCCGGCAATAATATAAGTAGACAAAAAAGAATAGTGATTAGTTACCCACATGCCAATATTTACAGACTACCATATCCACGGTTCACTCGTCTCAAGATCGGAAAGGCGTCACGTCCCCGCATCGCTTCCGCGTCGGCGCACGCGTCACCCCATACACAGTCAAGGAAGTTCCACTCATGGCAACTGATGGCAACTCATGGCGAATGTCCTCCATAACGGGAACCTtattcaatacatatttattgacGTAGCCCGTTTCAATGGCTAACATATAGCTTTCACCTCAAACTTGCCTTTGAGTTGCCGACAAGAATATAGGTCTTCAAAGTTTAATGGTGTTTGTTTGATAATCCTTTACTGCCTTCCCAACGTTGGCACGTATGTTCATGCCTTACTTATCATGTTGGCCAATTTGGCTGGCCAACTGTAAGATGGCACACTTGGCAGCCCTTCGAGGAATTAAGAATTGTACGAAgaaaaatgacaataaattagTTTGTTAATAGGACTTATGTCTACCTCCATTTATAAACCATAGTAGAATACCTACGTCTTTAACTTGAGAAATACGGGAAAATCTAGATCTACTCAAACTACATATTTGCTTCTATTGTCTAGTATTGCAACATTTAAAAGattaacaaaacatacaataacaaaatgggttttttttttttgtattttaagtagCGAAAACAGAAAGCGTAAATTTCCCCATAGTTACTATAGCTACTTTATTCAAAAGGATTATGTAACTAATTTAAGCTTCCAATAATATCTACATATCCCTAGTGCCATTCAATCATATAACCAAGTGAACCAACCTTGGGACAATGTAACCCGCATATGCGCTAAACCAGTACTTTCGATTTCGTTAGCAGGTGAAAGTGGACGAGGTGGTTGACCTTTGCCAAGCCCATCATAGCCCATTGATGAGCAATGATTGCCACACACCATACATcgtatgttatattatattgaatggGACCCGAGGCTCGTTGGAAATTACTCTGAGATAATAGTAATCATTCAATTTCTTCATTACGGAATGTGGAACATCTGGTAACGAAATAACGGATAGGTTGTGTAATACAAATTGGggtttaaaaatagattagGTACTCATAGGCAGTGGTTCTCACCGATCAAAGAAGTTAAGCTACTTTGAGTGCTATTATGCTGGAATGGGTGGCCAAGATGGTCTGCTTCAAAGGACGTATGAAAGTCGACTTTAGATGTTATACCTATCCTAAAATATCGATTGTTTAAGAAGGCTAAACTACAGTACTATTACCTTACGAGCATCCCTAAACTAGTCACTAgtttaaccactaaccatacgaaagaATGGCAAAACAAAAAAGCATATTCTATATCAGCGGCAACGCCGtaccattttttaaaattttaccaaCTTCACAATTGCCCAAAACAACTTACTAGAAGCTATACATATAAGATCTTCATTACCCTCGGTTCTCTAACGCCACATAATGAAAGTTCGCACTTGTATTAGCCGCCTACTTACCTACTTCACACAATGACATTCCTCTCTTACATAACACGTCGAGGGTTCAAGAGTCACCACACAATGTCTTTCAAATTAAATGACTCTTTCGGTTCAAGTGAAATTGCGTCACATAGTTTAAGAATATATCTTGGATAGAAtagaaggaaatatttttttatacaaaacaccCGGAATTTGAGATATTAAAATAGTCAAATTGTGGGTCAAGCAAATTTTGAGTATTATTAACTGAAGCCTTATAGCAAAAAATCTTTCAGATTTCGAATAACCATTTTGCCGTATACTTCACTGGTATTACGCTTTTACGAACCTTAGGTGAAAAACTACACCGTACCACTTCCTAAAAAAGCAACAAAAGGATTGAAATAACTATACATTAGCATTAcaatatgtaaatgtttatttataagtcacTTTACATTGATAGTGGACAGTTTGTTATACAAATTGTTGTGATACAAGTATAAAAGCGCTTCGAATCTAATTGAGCTTGAACCACCTTGCTGTGGACAAATGGCACCCATACGACAATAACATCGACGAAATACAAGAAACTTTTCGAAAAACGACCTTATTACTCTGTTATTAAGAGTAGATTTACAATCAATAGACCGACCTGTTCCAATAAAATTTCTGCTGGGATAGGCTGCTATCTAAAGCATAGATAGTAATAACACCATGTTACCTAGCAACAAACTCCTATAATCTTTACAATAGCaaaaaatgctcaggctatccTTTCACAAACTGAAGATATATTATTGAAACTGGCCGTAAGGATTTTAATGTGTTGTTGCCGAATATCATCAGACCAGCTGTGATATCTTTAAAACATGCAAATACATTATatggtatgtatttattttactttcacaTTCCCATCATCTTTGGAGCACCTATTTGTTACAACAAATGTATTGGAATCCTTATTCTTAATACGCCGAATtctaagggtcagcgcagaccaagaggagcgcagcggagaggatttttttaacgcacttgaaaatgaactttaaattaatagaaataaagtgcataattgcttgaacctgacaaaaaatgctcgcgcgtcctcgaggatgcgcgggtatccccgcgcggcatcgcgtcgccgccggcatcgtacgaaaaatttcaatgttgttactgagtttaaagagagagaacgtcatttttattcttcttcagtcaaaagagcaattataatcatggcccagtctaccatcgttgacgaatttttacgaaaactggcctgtttaatgaagaatggtaacctagaacgctttcctcgcgcaggctcgagcagtcgcgagcatgctcgagcatccgcgagccgtaaagaaaatgctcgagaccgcgcgaggattattccggtctgtctgcgctgggcctaaggCATTCaacatgttaaataatattgttacagcGTGATGGCGCCACTGTGTTAAgagatcatattattattctgctAAAAACTCAAATTAAAATGCCCACTAGCGCCATCTACGAAGATACTACTATTCATAttacaactttttataaatttaacttttacaACCAGTACTCCGAATGAAatgtttacttacttttttaacaaaaacttctGTATTAGCTCTATTTAAAAACTCACACTCGGTAGGTATTATGAAACTATTTTCAAACTACTCTGTACTACTTTACACGAAGGCTACTGTACTCCAAAGCGCCATGTtagtatatattgtatattaatgTTATGTGTGTGTCAGTTAGCTGCGGTTGTATCGGTTGCCCCAGCCGCGGCGGTGGTCGTCCTTGTACTCGTCCATGTTTTGCTGTCTCGCTCTCTCTTCTGGGTCGTCCTGCTCTACTAGACACTCCTGGAAAAGACACATTTTTTAGAATTCAGCTAACTCAAACTATTTTTGAGCTATGCACTCGGTACGGTCCGTACGCTACCTCTCCAACCCCGTGGAACAGTAGCTTGAATTACATCTTTTGACAAAGCTTATCATGTAATTTTTGTAGTTATTGTGAAGGAACTGTTACCTTTCGTATTCTCTCAGCTTCGTCGCCATCGTTTTCTGCAGTTTCTATAGTCGTGTGTGGTATATTTGTGGCGGAGGCGGGGAATCTgcaaggaaataatattttactacaatGTCACGTTGACACCTAAATTAGGTAATAAATTAGAAACTTTACTCCACCCAGAAATCGAAACCGAAACCTCACGATCAGCATTCGGATACACTACCGTACGCGCCACAGAGACAATCTATATACTTAAAAAGAAACTAATTGCAAATCTAAtagtattattgttatttcgtGTATACGTACATGCCGTCGCGCACCCTCTGGTCGTAGAACTCCTCGACGGTCATGGCGGGTATGGCGGGGTAGCCGGCGCCGAACACCGCCTTCTGCACCGCGTCGCGGGTTATGATCACCGGCTTgagcggcggcgcgcgggctCGCTCCTTTGGCTTGGGCTCTGAAATGTACACATACAGCAATATTTTAAAGCatattatctaaattaatttataacatttctaaTAATTTGTGACGACTTCTCATTTGCATGTCACAGATATGACAAAATGCATATGtctcttatattataatatcaacctatgtacctacattttatacgaataataaagtattatattctGCGATGGTTACTGGTCGAAGAATACTAGTAATTAATAACTGAATTTGGGGTACTAAATGGAAAACTTTTAACTCAAATAGTTTCCTGTCGTATTAATCACATGTAATTCGTGTTAACTATTTCTCTATCATAAGGACAGGTAAAGCACTGCAACTGCAACTGCATTACAACCAAAAACCAGAATTATCTGATAAATCAAGAATTTTGTACTCCTTACCTCCCGCATGTTTCGCCATATACTCCAATATAGGTTTTTCCTGTTCAATACTGTTGAGTTCATCGAGTGCCTGGTTCACGTAGCTCTGCAGCAGTGTGGTGAAGTACTCTCTCTTGATCTCCTCGTCCGACGTCGCTTGCATCGCCTCCGTCAGTGAGCCCAGCTTCTGCTTCAATTCTTTCATCTCTTTATACCTTTTGATCTTGGCGTCACGGGTTTGTACCTGCAggtattatgattattattttgttctatgaTAAGATAATGAGAGTGAATGTGTCATAAATGTGGTATTTGCTATATCATTTGTGTTGCAAGTTTTATGGTTGTTCTTCTAAAAAGTGGAAAATTTATGTGATTGGACAAATAGAATTTGAAACTAATTTCGATATTACAGTAGCAGCGTAAGGCACATTGATTATATTTTGAGCATTTAATGCAAATGCTACCAAAACTGTCCCTATTAATGTTAATGTGATAATTTTTAGAAGATGGGCAAGTCAGAATAAGGTTATTTTTAGGCAATTTTTTAAAGATGTTAACATAGTGAAGTAATCCATTACTCCATTTTCATAAGGTAATACTAATATATTAGTTGATATTTTACTTACCAAGTTAGTGATCTTCGCCTGTTCACTCTGTGGTCTGTCTGTGTTCTGTGCAGGCGCAGTGGCAGGCTGTGGCACCTCTATATCTGTTACACCATAGTCTTTGCACCTCTGTAGGTAATCCCTGCAATTACACATGAAGTTTATGtcgacaaataataataatatctttatttatcaagtaaCATTACTCAAAACAGACATGAGACAAAACTGTTCAAATGAAAGTATAATAACTTTAGATAGTTATATAGTACTCTGAATCATTTGTTTACAtctaatttgtttattgaattATCACTGTGTGATATCCTGACATGAcaaattttttattaacaagtcAAAGTGAGACTTTAAATcatgaaattaataatacatttacagAATTGTCAAATTTAGCTAATTACAAAACTGTAAAGAAATCTCAGTCACTCTTAACCacacattttaaacaattatgaattaattaactTAGTAGTAGACTAGAACTGTATCAACACTAAACAACACTTAtccataaacaatttaaaagacTCCtcaaatatgtaaacaaaaaaagaaagtaataatcttacttaaaataaatctcaGCAACATTAATAAGGTTGATGCGTGGCTGGTTACTGAGCTTCAGACTGAGTGTTCCGAGCAGTGCGGGCAGCAGCAGGTACTGTAACGTCTCTGTAGGCAGCTCGTCCAGGCTCTCATTCTTACTGAACATGCCCGACATTGACACCAGGTTGGTGGCCTTCTCAAACTTTGTGATTGCCACTTTGATACTCATCTGTGGATATGATTTTAATAGATTTGCAGAAATTAATGTGACTATTACATATTTTGAACATACTATTCTctttaaattacatataattttaaaatggtcACATATAACTCTTGGTTCAATGACATTCTAATGATATAAAagatgtgaaataaaataaaagtgtaagtTGATAAAATATGAGAGATAGTCTTTGTTTATGGTGCCAGTAATTTTATGACAACAGTTGATCAGAAACgtgtataatataacaaatgtaaACTACAGTTACTTAAAGTGATTATTGcatgtttacaaataattgttgtgaAACTGCTAACACAACTGTTAGCTATGTATTACTATAAACATATCTGATTCATTATTATTGCATATTTAGAGTGATTCAAACTTTGTAACATAACGAAACTTTTTAAAGAACCTGTTTCTCAGACTATAATATTACATTGGACTTGTGTCAACCTGGAATATTCTAGATACGAGATTCAGGAAAATAAACCTTGCAAGGCTTTGAAGCAAACTATAGCGGTGCTAATTAAACGTGAAGGACCAGTTAACGTCTTATAAATCAGTGTaaattta is a genomic window containing:
- the Tap42 gene encoding immunoglobulin binding protein Tap42; the protein is MSQADAGLSTDEEPLKNIFDDAMKLFDSIENGNEPTNSDPVQMSIKVAITKFEKATNLVSMSGMFSKNESLDELPTETLQYLLLPALLGTLSLKLSNQPRINLINVAEIYFKDYLQRCKDYGVTDIEVPQPATAPAQNTDRPQSEQAKITNLVQTRDAKIKRYKEMKELKQKLGSLTEAMQATSDEEIKREYFTTLLQSYVNQALDELNSIEQEKPILEYMAKHAGEPKPKERARAPPLKPVIITRDAVQKAVFGAGYPAIPAMTVEEFYDQRVRDGIFPASATNIPHTTIETAENDGDEAERIRKECLVEQDDPEERARQQNMDEYKDDHRRGWGNRYNRS